In the genome of Pseudoglutamicibacter cumminsii, one region contains:
- a CDS encoding Gp37-like protein — MALTVYTDYVVAHIYTLGSDNYLTPRGRFPVITATVNLLRNDVGVFEFTVDPTLPGWSRLDTTTHIALYHRGQQLVAGVPVEIEQSWEHGVTELRVAAVSHMVYLRDRVTVPNPARTLTAQDTDAEYKLSGSALNVVGQMVRAQASTAAARAEYRSPLWVTGLSSGGERVKVRARYKGVLDELQRIAALSPGLTASTQVTETTNSRPRVAFTVAHGRDLARAIRFTEATGGVLSYTLTRSAPEVTDVIVAGQGEGTARTIRHITGDSKTWGRRVYVFQDRRDTDDPTELDTAGKETLTEGTATSAVSVQVTDTDRIQYGRDYQIGDTVTIQTSAGDITDTLEAAELRFDHTGLDIRLHVGAKPGAPAGAEWVPTVAKLARAFTTITTQ, encoded by the coding sequence ATGGCGCTGACTGTCTACACGGACTACGTTGTCGCACATATTTACACCCTCGGTAGCGACAATTATTTGACGCCGCGGGGTCGGTTCCCGGTCATCACCGCGACCGTGAACCTGCTCCGTAACGATGTGGGTGTGTTTGAGTTCACGGTGGACCCGACTCTGCCGGGCTGGTCACGCCTCGACACCACGACACATATAGCGCTCTACCACCGCGGGCAGCAACTCGTCGCGGGTGTGCCGGTGGAGATTGAGCAGTCCTGGGAGCACGGCGTCACCGAACTCAGGGTCGCGGCCGTCTCTCACATGGTGTATCTCCGTGACCGCGTCACGGTACCTAACCCTGCGCGTACGTTGACGGCGCAGGACACGGACGCCGAATACAAACTGTCCGGTAGCGCCCTGAATGTGGTCGGGCAGATGGTGCGGGCCCAAGCGTCGACCGCCGCCGCCCGCGCCGAATATAGGTCGCCGCTCTGGGTGACGGGTCTCTCCTCTGGCGGGGAGCGTGTCAAGGTCAGGGCGCGCTACAAAGGCGTGCTCGATGAGCTACAGCGTATCGCCGCGCTCTCGCCAGGCTTGACGGCGTCGACACAGGTCACGGAGACCACCAATAGCCGGCCGCGCGTCGCGTTCACTGTCGCGCATGGCCGCGACCTGGCCCGCGCGATCCGCTTCACCGAAGCCACCGGCGGGGTCCTCTCCTACACCCTCACTCGGTCGGCGCCGGAAGTCACGGACGTGATCGTCGCCGGGCAGGGCGAAGGCACAGCCCGCACGATCCGGCACATCACCGGCGACAGTAAGACGTGGGGCCGGCGAGTCTATGTGTTCCAGGACCGACGCGACACCGACGACCCCACCGAGCTCGACACCGCCGGGAAAGAGACCCTCACCGAAGGCACCGCGACCTCGGCTGTCTCCGTACAGGTCACCGACACCGACCGGATACAGTACGGCCGCGACTACCAGATCGGCGACACCGTCACCATACAGACCAGCGCCGGAGACATCACCGACACCCTCGAAGCCGCCGAGCTGAGGTTCGACCATACTGGCCTCGACATCCGGCTACATGTCGGCGCGAAGCCCGGAGCACCAGCCGGCGCCGAATGGGTCCCCACCGTCGCTAAGCTCGCGCGCGCATTCACCACCATCACCACCCAATAA
- a CDS encoding N-acetylmuramoyl-L-alanine amidase, whose amino-acid sequence MSYKYVRKHSSPNRTPGARGAGQIDRIVIHWWGDPKTRPSFGGVVGWLTNRRAGTSAHYVVEAGQVACIVSPKDVAWHAGNYTMNKRSIGIECNPRMTAGDLSTVVELVAELRRTYSIPESGVIGHQDVVATQCPGRYMSQLPSIRSRSTAIMRGSAVAASGVASVRAAKASTKAKRVQKRVEKKAAKRKPWPSADLPVTKTHTTASHNAWVRLMASVGYKDRRLGTALQKWLRKLGYYRGIVDGQFGPMSVRALQSFLRAKGLYRGLVDGSRGPLTIQSEIRYLNTQRKYIKK is encoded by the coding sequence ATGTCGTATAAATATGTCCGTAAACATTCATCCCCCAATAGGACGCCCGGTGCGCGTGGCGCGGGCCAGATCGATCGGATAGTGATCCACTGGTGGGGCGACCCGAAAACCCGCCCGAGCTTCGGCGGGGTCGTAGGGTGGCTGACTAACCGCCGCGCTGGAACCTCGGCTCACTATGTCGTGGAGGCCGGGCAGGTCGCGTGCATCGTATCCCCTAAGGATGTCGCCTGGCACGCCGGTAATTACACGATGAATAAACGCTCGATCGGTATCGAATGCAATCCCCGTATGACCGCCGGCGACCTGTCGACCGTGGTCGAGCTGGTCGCGGAGCTACGCCGCACCTACAGCATCCCTGAGTCTGGTGTGATCGGCCACCAGGACGTGGTCGCGACACAATGCCCGGGACGGTATATGTCTCAGCTGCCGTCGATCCGGTCCCGGTCTACCGCTATCATGCGCGGCTCAGCTGTAGCCGCCTCCGGGGTCGCGTCTGTCAGGGCCGCTAAGGCCTCGACGAAGGCTAAACGGGTACAGAAGCGCGTCGAGAAGAAGGCGGCGAAGCGTAAGCCGTGGCCATCCGCTGACCTCCCCGTCACTAAGACCCACACCACCGCCAGCCATAACGCGTGGGTGCGGCTCATGGCCTCCGTCGGGTATAAAGACCGGCGGCTCGGTACGGCGCTACAGAAATGGCTCCGCAAGCTCGGATACTACCGCGGCATCGTTGACGGGCAATTCGGGCCTATGAGTGTCCGTGCGCTGCAGTCTTTCCTGCGTGCCAAGGGCCTCTACCGGGGCCTGGTCGACGGGTCCCGCGGCCCACTCACGATCCAATCCGAAATCCGCTACCTCAATACCCAACGCAAATACATCAAGAAGTAG